A stretch of the Saccharolobus caldissimus genome encodes the following:
- a CDS encoding stage II sporulation protein M, with amino-acid sequence MREITKLILIIFVFEVLLFLVASAIPQNNPTLVSQFNSTEKQILNVSYFGKVIHIYTHNLMVAILDFIPAIGLVVLAISIYSTGMVLSAFSSTLNVSGLLAAIGLMTLPHSWLELPSYAIASGSGLYIIIRPKEWIRGLLTLIIVPIELFLAALVESGEFYVSNPYMLWLYAIPAFVFLYFFYEFLQKTADKYIASKVKITQQPVSNYFPQTQPNLIQNPYADYITKYNQNWNLASYYETQGNIIEAMRYYWEALYYLITAVGLKLGMPTYSKEDYDNIIRSVGYKIGNPQLYDIYNEAFKIRVENRINDFSLFKTYISELAKYLHMI; translated from the coding sequence ATGAGGGAAATTACTAAGCTCATACTAATTATCTTCGTCTTTGAGGTACTCTTATTTCTAGTAGCCTCTGCAATTCCTCAGAACAATCCGACTCTTGTTTCACAATTCAATAGTACTGAAAAACAAATTTTAAATGTATCATATTTTGGAAAAGTTATCCATATATATACTCATAATTTGATGGTGGCGATTTTAGATTTCATTCCAGCGATAGGTTTAGTAGTATTAGCAATAAGCATATACTCAACGGGCATGGTACTAAGTGCCTTCTCAAGTACTTTAAATGTATCTGGACTTTTAGCTGCAATAGGATTAATGACCCTACCTCATTCATGGCTTGAACTCCCTTCATATGCAATAGCCTCAGGTAGCGGGCTTTACATTATAATTAGGCCTAAAGAATGGATAAGGGGATTACTAACTTTAATAATAGTTCCCATAGAGTTATTTTTGGCAGCTTTAGTAGAATCTGGAGAATTTTATGTTAGTAACCCGTACATGTTATGGCTATACGCAATTCCTGCTTTTGTCTTCTTGTATTTCTTCTACGAATTTTTACAGAAGACTGCAGATAAGTATATAGCCAGTAAGGTTAAAATAACTCAACAACCAGTCTCCAACTATTTCCCTCAAACTCAGCCCAATTTGATTCAAAACCCATATGCGGACTATATTACTAAATACAACCAAAACTGGAATTTAGCCAGTTACTATGAAACGCAAGGCAATATAATAGAAGCTATGAGGTACTATTGGGAAGCGCTATATTATTTAATAACAGCCGTTGGCTTAAAGTTAGGAATGCCTACATACTCTAAAGAAGACTACGATAATATTATAAGATCAGTAGGGTATAAGATAGGAAATCCTCAGCTGTATGATATATATAACGAAGCCTTTAAGATTAGGGTAGAGAATAGAATTAATGATTTCTCACTGTTTAAGACATATATATCTGAATTAGCCAAATATCTTCACATGATTTGA
- a CDS encoding DUF5658 family protein gives MKTLLVPLTTFMFLDVITTAIGLSKGLIESNPVINILYVSLPFPLFVLAFLLIKIGALGIVYFLYKYTKLDLILILGIGLSLVVFINNVLLLA, from the coding sequence ATGAAAACCCTTTTAGTTCCATTAACAACTTTTATGTTTCTTGATGTTATTACTACAGCAATAGGCTTATCTAAGGGCTTAATTGAGTCTAATCCAGTAATAAACATCCTTTATGTTTCTTTGCCCTTTCCTCTATTTGTATTAGCATTTTTGCTAATTAAAATAGGAGCTTTAGGTATTGTTTACTTCTTATATAAATATACCAAATTGGATCTTATTCTAATTTTGGGTATAGGCCTTTCTTTGGTAGTCTTCATTAATAACGTCCTTCTCCTCGCTTAA
- a CDS encoding DUF1404 domain-containing protein yields MNSSFFIMVLFVFLIIATINPFTEEYMSVNPIPYMLAHYSLFSAGIIFSYYLYKSKQINASLSLIIGIIIAFIWHYPYFFNLGVKILWIRAIEEISLLFGGFMVGLSLREISRNIKVLLLALWMIGDTLLSSILMINPAFYTTIYNQQELKYLGIIMFLMMNLIAVYILLSYVNKMLSEEKDVINEDYQRKAYTQN; encoded by the coding sequence GTGAACAGTTCTTTTTTTATAATGGTTTTATTTGTTTTTCTCATTATAGCTACTATTAATCCATTTACTGAGGAGTATATGTCTGTTAATCCAATACCTTATATGTTAGCTCATTACTCCCTTTTTTCTGCGGGCATAATATTTTCATATTATTTATATAAAAGTAAGCAAATTAATGCTTCACTATCCCTTATTATAGGTATAATAATAGCTTTCATCTGGCATTATCCATATTTCTTTAATTTAGGTGTGAAAATTTTATGGATAAGAGCAATTGAAGAAATAAGTCTTCTTTTTGGAGGTTTTATGGTAGGTTTATCTTTAAGGGAAATAAGTAGAAACATTAAGGTATTACTTTTAGCGTTATGGATGATAGGAGATACATTACTATCATCTATATTAATGATTAATCCAGCTTTTTATACTACAATATATAACCAGCAAGAACTAAAATATCTGGGAATTATTATGTTCTTAATGATGAATTTAATAGCAGTATATATACTACTGAGTTACGTAAATAAAATGTTAAGCGAGGAGAAGGACGTTATTAATGAAGACTACCAAAGAAAGGCCTATACCCAAAATTAG
- a CDS encoding cbb3-type cytochrome c oxidase subunit I, with translation MNIKRVLKVALYTTNASDIGQMYITLGIISLIAGSINAALIRYQLTYQSLSAVEYYNAVTLHGIFMIFFMVMPISVGFANYLIPRMIGAHDLYWPRINALSFWILVPAVFLTLIAPWFGPINTGWYMYAPLSVETSVNYGLGVNLVEIALMLSGISSTLTGINFLMTIIKLKKVPYFKMSLFTWSFFATAILLVVAMPPLTAGLVFAFLERLWNTPFFDPSLGGSPVLWQHLFWFFGHPEVYILMLPAMGLVGEILPRMVGRPIYGYKALALSSMAIAFLSVLGVWMHHMFTAVDNTIAQMVASATTMAIAVPSGVKVFNWTATLYGGEIRYRAPAILVISFIALFLVGGITGVFFPLVPLDYAFNGTYLVVGHFHYMVFAILVALLAGLIYYFPYFSGKWYHEDIMKSGAILIVAGAFLIATGMTIDGVLGMPRRYAAVPSPIYIPFQQMVDVGAILMGIGVVMTFVDLLYSWIRGKEVNTIDPWNAMAIGLADFYIKPVKLPLSFGKTLDGASEEEPHGVKFPYYSILGIMLSFIPIGFTFIFINLIPIGLVFIAAFMATGIYWAYDQWFKSIPPPMYLDGGSPSISMNNGMVTTPALGRIIMRDARTAVLWFILAEICLFGSFIGGYMFVASPITNPIAYANVPPLRVEYFPLPTIMTAILLSSSIPAHLAYEEFKKGNMKMFKTLGILTAAMGFTFLMGQVYEFTHVIHFTPQQSAFTAFFFATVSLHGFHVIMGLVVWAFVLLRAFKGVTPYGGSVAATYYWHFVDAIWVVVFSTFYLHLFV, from the coding sequence ATGAACATAAAAAGAGTTTTAAAAGTAGCATTATACACCACTAATGCAAGCGATATTGGACAAATGTATATAACATTGGGCATAATTTCACTAATAGCAGGATCGATAAACGCTGCTTTAATAAGATATCAATTAACTTATCAAAGTTTAAGTGCTGTAGAGTACTATAACGCAGTAACTTTACATGGAATTTTCATGATTTTCTTTATGGTAATGCCCATATCTGTGGGTTTTGCAAATTACTTAATCCCTAGGATGATAGGTGCTCATGATTTATATTGGCCCAGAATTAACGCCTTATCATTCTGGATTTTAGTTCCTGCAGTATTCTTAACTTTAATTGCTCCTTGGTTCGGGCCCATAAATACTGGTTGGTATATGTATGCTCCACTTTCTGTTGAGACCTCAGTTAATTATGGTCTAGGAGTAAATTTGGTAGAAATTGCGTTAATGCTCTCTGGAATTTCATCAACATTGACTGGAATAAATTTCTTGATGACTATAATTAAGTTAAAGAAGGTACCTTATTTTAAGATGTCATTATTCACATGGTCGTTTTTTGCAACCGCAATACTATTAGTAGTAGCAATGCCTCCCTTAACTGCGGGTTTAGTTTTCGCGTTTTTAGAAAGATTATGGAACACACCATTCTTTGATCCTTCATTAGGCGGTAGTCCAGTACTATGGCAACATTTATTCTGGTTCTTTGGACATCCAGAAGTTTACATATTAATGCTGCCCGCAATGGGCTTAGTAGGGGAGATATTACCTAGAATGGTAGGGAGGCCAATTTACGGATATAAGGCACTAGCCTTATCTTCAATGGCAATAGCTTTCCTTAGCGTCCTAGGAGTTTGGATGCACCATATGTTTACCGCAGTAGATAATACAATAGCCCAAATGGTAGCTTCAGCTACAACAATGGCAATTGCGGTTCCCTCTGGGGTTAAGGTGTTTAACTGGACTGCTACTCTTTATGGGGGTGAGATAAGGTATAGGGCACCTGCAATATTAGTTATATCATTCATTGCTTTATTCTTAGTAGGAGGTATAACCGGAGTATTCTTCCCATTAGTCCCATTAGATTACGCATTTAACGGAACTTATCTAGTAGTAGGACACTTCCATTATATGGTGTTTGCAATATTAGTAGCCCTACTAGCAGGATTAATATATTACTTCCCATATTTTAGTGGGAAATGGTATCATGAAGATATAATGAAAAGTGGAGCTATTTTAATAGTAGCCGGAGCGTTCTTAATAGCGACAGGGATGACTATTGACGGTGTTTTAGGAATGCCAAGGAGATATGCAGCAGTTCCTTCCCCAATTTACATACCATTCCAGCAGATGGTTGATGTAGGAGCCATATTAATGGGAATAGGCGTAGTTATGACTTTCGTAGATTTATTATACTCTTGGATAAGGGGGAAGGAAGTAAATACTATAGATCCTTGGAACGCAATGGCAATAGGATTAGCAGACTTTTACATTAAACCAGTTAAATTACCTTTAAGTTTCGGTAAAACTCTTGACGGAGCCTCAGAGGAAGAACCTCATGGAGTTAAATTCCCATATTATAGTATACTAGGAATAATGTTATCATTTATTCCCATCGGTTTTACATTCATATTTATAAACTTAATACCTATAGGGTTAGTTTTCATTGCGGCATTTATGGCTACTGGGATATACTGGGCTTACGATCAATGGTTTAAATCAATACCCCCACCTATGTACCTTGACGGAGGATCTCCAAGTATTTCTATGAACAATGGTATGGTTACAACTCCCGCCCTAGGAAGAATAATAATGAGAGATGCGAGAACTGCTGTGTTATGGTTTATTCTTGCTGAGATCTGTCTATTTGGATCCTTTATAGGAGGTTATATGTTTGTAGCTAGTCCAATTACTAATCCAATAGCATATGCTAATGTCCCTCCACTTAGAGTAGAGTATTTCCCATTACCTACCATTATGACTGCAATATTGTTATCGAGTTCGATACCAGCTCATTTAGCTTATGAGGAGTTTAAGAAGGGTAACATGAAAATGTTCAAGACTTTAGGTATACTTACGGCTGCTATGGGATTCACTTTCCTGATGGGTCAAGTTTATGAGTTTACCCACGTTATACACTTTACACCACAACAATCAGCCTTTACTGCGTTCTTCTTCGCAACGGTAAGTTTGCACGGATTCCACGTAATCATGGGATTAGTAGTTTGGGCTTTTGTATTATTAAGGGCATTTAAGGGTGTAACTCCCTACGGCGGATCTGTTGCTGCAACGTATTACTGGCACTTTGTAGATGCAATATGGGTTGTTGTGTTCAGTACATTCTATCTGCATTTATTCGTATAA
- a CDS encoding sulfocyanin: MKAQSSFLPVIVGILVAIIAVGVSVYAYYEYQILSTPSTVTSTSVTSTSSQIPLKYDSSNKTVFLTIAVLTSGPTFNFNGTSNGQLIIYIPAGWSVYVTFTNEQSLPHNLILLENSTATPNNADVAQFGKILYIIGATTSNYETTGISSGQVATGLWGPLNPGVYMLVCGILGHAESGMWAVVVVSSSVTTPYAIM; encoded by the coding sequence ATGAAAGCTCAATCTTCATTTTTGCCCGTAATAGTAGGTATACTAGTTGCAATAATAGCAGTCGGTGTTTCAGTGTACGCATATTATGAATATCAAATACTTTCAACTCCTTCAACTGTAACATCTACATCTGTAACATCAACTTCGAGTCAAATACCTTTAAAGTACGATTCTTCAAATAAGACCGTATTCTTGACTATAGCCGTATTAACCTCAGGGCCTACATTTAACTTCAATGGAACAAGTAATGGTCAATTAATAATTTACATTCCAGCAGGATGGAGTGTATATGTAACATTCACAAATGAACAATCCCTTCCTCATAATTTAATTCTCCTTGAGAACAGTACTGCAACTCCAAATAATGCAGATGTAGCTCAATTTGGAAAAATATTGTATATTATAGGTGCTACTACAAGCAATTATGAAACCACCGGTATATCAAGTGGACAAGTAGCTACTGGATTATGGGGGCCTTTAAATCCAGGAGTTTATATGTTAGTATGCGGAATTCTTGGGCATGCTGAAAGCGGAATGTGGGCAGTTGTAGTTGTTTCCTCAAGTGTTACAACTCCATATGCAATCATGTAG
- a CDS encoding type II toxin-antitoxin system VapC family toxin, giving the protein MVVLDTNVIIKIMRGNKELLNFIEQNYDDHISTTVINVYEIMRGRNKKLKELFEEFIIYPLTIEAVEIASEIYRRLKSNGKIKSDADILIAAIVKANNELLITLDNDFQEIKDLGGVNINIIK; this is encoded by the coding sequence TTGGTAGTTCTTGATACTAATGTTATCATTAAAATAATGAGAGGAAATAAGGAACTACTTAACTTTATTGAGCAAAACTATGATGATCACATCTCTACTACAGTTATTAATGTTTATGAAATAATGAGAGGAAGAAATAAGAAGTTAAAAGAGTTATTTGAAGAATTTATAATTTATCCCTTGACAATAGAAGCAGTAGAAATAGCCTCAGAAATTTATAGAAGATTAAAGAGCAATGGTAAAATTAAAAGCGATGCTGATATTTTAATAGCTGCAATAGTTAAGGCCAATAATGAGTTATTGATTACACTAGATAATGATTTTCAAGAAATTAAAGATTTAGGAGGGGTTAATATAAATATAATAAAATGA
- a CDS encoding antitoxin VapB family protein → MPKVITISDEVYEKLSKLKGNKSFSEVINDLIEFYYENKKGRKEILHSIFGILSEEEARELEKEVEEFRKNFKMRDLDIGSS, encoded by the coding sequence ATGCCAAAGGTAATAACAATTTCTGACGAAGTATATGAGAAACTATCTAAGCTGAAGGGCAATAAATCTTTTAGTGAAGTTATAAATGATTTAATAGAATTTTATTATGAGAACAAAAAAGGTAGAAAGGAAATTTTGCATTCTATTTTTGGAATACTCTCTGAGGAAGAAGCGCGAGAACTTGAGAAGGAAGTAGAGGAATTTAGGAAGAATTTTAAGATGAGGGATTTAGACATTGGTAGTTCTTGA
- a CDS encoding Rieske 2Fe-2S domain-containing protein, protein MMNRRTFLRLYLVVSAAIAIAPLVKPLADYVGYFYNELGTISKKYLVVNNNDGLAGFPKYKIVNIKDFQQQVQSTGCPVYFFAYPLTNEPCFLVDLEALLGKPVPQIENPYYGQFAGPLGSIKVIKGVGPNNSIYGFSDVCVHLGCQLPAQVLVTSPNDPGLDIEDSILHCPCHGSMYLLEKGGIVVGGPAPRPLPMVILEYDENTGDIYAVGTNAPYFSASIPRTTPTDNLLYDPRYDYSTPSNPSCSKGG, encoded by the coding sequence TTGATGAACAGAAGGACATTCTTAAGACTATATTTAGTTGTAAGTGCTGCAATAGCAATAGCACCTTTAGTAAAGCCACTAGCTGATTATGTAGGTTATTTCTATAATGAATTAGGCACTATATCAAAAAAATATCTGGTAGTAAATAACAACGATGGCCTAGCTGGATTCCCAAAATATAAAATAGTAAATATTAAAGATTTTCAGCAACAAGTACAAAGTACTGGATGTCCAGTTTACTTCTTTGCCTATCCCCTTACTAATGAACCGTGCTTTTTAGTAGATTTAGAAGCCTTATTAGGTAAACCTGTACCGCAAATAGAAAATCCATATTACGGTCAATTTGCAGGTCCCTTAGGTTCAATAAAGGTTATAAAGGGCGTAGGACCAAATAATTCAATTTACGGTTTCTCTGACGTATGTGTACACTTAGGTTGTCAATTACCAGCCCAAGTATTAGTGACTTCTCCTAACGACCCTGGACTGGATATCGAGGATTCCATTCTTCACTGTCCTTGTCACGGTTCTATGTATCTATTAGAAAAAGGTGGAATAGTAGTAGGAGGTCCCGCTCCGAGACCTTTACCTATGGTGATATTAGAATATGATGAGAATACTGGAGATATATACGCTGTAGGTACTAACGCGCCATATTTCAGTGCTTCTATTCCCAGAACAACTCCGACAGACAATCTTCTTTATGATCCCAGATATGATTATAGTACTCCATCTAATCCCTCATGTAGTAAGGGTGGTTAG